From Pseudoalteromonas viridis, one genomic window encodes:
- the betA gene encoding choline dehydrogenase: protein MKKVFDYIIVGAGSAGCVLANRLSANPQHRVLLLETGGSDKSIFIQMPTALSIPMNTDKYAWQFHTEPEPYLDNRVMHCPRGKVLGGSSSINGMVYVRGHAKDFDEWQQHGAQGWDYQACLPYFKRAESWYLGEDSYRGSEGPLGTNNGNEMANPLYRAFIEAGVQAGYARTDDYNGEQQEGFGPMHMTVKDGRRCSASRAYLDPVKGRDNLTIVTGALAHKVLLDGKRAVGVEYQCKGKTHRATAERRVILSAGPIGSPHLLQLSGIGDQDALKAAGVEVQHHLPGVGKNLQDHLEFYFQYRCKQPITLNGKLDWFSKGLIGARWILNKTGLGATNHFESCAFIRSKEGVEWPDLQYHFLPAAIRYDGKSAFDGHGFQVHIGHNKPKSRGEVTIKSADPTQAPKIQFNYLAHQDDIEGFRACVRLTREIIEQPAFDAYRDGEIQPGKDVQSDEEIDAFVRQAVESAYHPSCSCKMGEDDMAVVDSNTQVHGIDGLNVVDSSIFPTIPNGNLNAPTIMVAEKAADIILGQPALKANNAQVAIHSQWQAVQRSTEI, encoded by the coding sequence ATGAAAAAAGTATTCGACTACATTATTGTCGGTGCTGGCTCAGCAGGCTGTGTACTGGCAAATCGATTGTCCGCCAATCCACAACACCGGGTGTTGCTGTTAGAAACGGGTGGCAGTGATAAGAGCATCTTTATCCAGATGCCTACGGCGCTGTCTATTCCCATGAACACCGACAAATACGCCTGGCAATTTCATACCGAGCCGGAGCCGTATCTGGACAACCGGGTGATGCATTGCCCACGCGGCAAGGTACTGGGCGGCTCATCCTCTATCAATGGCATGGTGTATGTACGTGGTCACGCCAAAGATTTTGATGAATGGCAGCAGCACGGTGCGCAGGGGTGGGATTATCAGGCGTGTCTGCCTTACTTTAAGCGCGCCGAAAGCTGGTATCTGGGCGAAGACTCATACCGGGGCAGTGAGGGTCCGCTTGGCACTAACAATGGTAACGAAATGGCCAACCCGCTGTATCGCGCATTTATCGAAGCCGGTGTACAGGCAGGATATGCCAGGACTGACGATTACAATGGTGAGCAGCAAGAAGGCTTTGGCCCGATGCACATGACGGTAAAAGATGGCCGTCGCTGCTCCGCCAGCCGCGCCTATCTCGACCCTGTAAAGGGGCGTGACAATCTGACCATAGTTACCGGTGCGCTGGCGCACAAGGTGCTGCTCGATGGTAAACGCGCTGTGGGTGTGGAATATCAGTGTAAGGGCAAAACCCATCGCGCCACTGCCGAGCGCCGCGTGATCTTAAGTGCCGGACCAATCGGCTCGCCGCACCTGTTGCAGCTGTCGGGGATTGGCGATCAGGATGCGCTCAAAGCAGCAGGTGTTGAGGTACAACATCATCTGCCCGGCGTCGGTAAAAACTTACAAGACCATCTGGAGTTTTATTTCCAGTACAGATGTAAGCAGCCTATTACCCTCAATGGCAAACTGGACTGGTTCTCTAAGGGCCTTATTGGAGCACGCTGGATCCTCAATAAAACCGGCCTGGGGGCAACCAACCACTTTGAATCTTGCGCCTTTATCCGCTCTAAAGAAGGGGTTGAGTGGCCAGATCTTCAGTATCACTTTTTACCCGCAGCCATTCGCTACGATGGTAAAAGTGCGTTTGACGGACACGGTTTCCAGGTCCATATTGGTCATAACAAACCGAAAAGTCGCGGTGAGGTCACCATTAAATCGGCTGACCCGACTCAGGCTCCCAAGATCCAATTTAACTACCTGGCACATCAGGACGACATTGAAGGCTTCCGCGCCTGTGTTCGCCTGACCCGCGAGATCATAGAGCAACCGGCCTTTGATGCCTACCGCGATGGTGAAATCCAGCCAGGCAAAGACGTACAGAGCGACGAAGAAATAGACGCCTTTGTACGCCAGGCAGTCGAAAGCGCCTATCACCCGTCCTGCTCATGCAAAATGGGTGAAGACGATATGGCCGTGGTGGACTCAAACACCCAGGTGCATGGTATTGATGGCCTGAACGTAGTGGATTCGTCTATCTTCCCGACGATCCCGAACGGCAACCTCAACGCGCCAACCATTATGGTCGCAGAGAAAGCCGCAGACATTATTCTGGGCCAGCCGGCCCTTAAAGCAAACAATGCTCAGGTTGCCATTCACAGTCAGTGGCAAGCAGTACAACGTAGCACGGAGATTTAA
- a CDS encoding BCCT family transporter, protein MTVWLSAGIVFTLISIAFILLKWGNLRCVGVTPVKTFTFIAILFTSGLDVGLIMFPLTEFAGYADIKASPEYAFANPLAIEFGFWGFLIWGFYFLTCFYFCVIEPKVKFFEIPWVKFINNVVIIGTCAFTAYLLLSNLPWYMPSVGDGESIIPTFYLIVFAAICFAVYSSTSLKYVRILSISTTWMFIALIAFMWASAFVFGDSEMSAFTNNVALLGDYFSNINEFVLPLNDYHEFYLFWWFAWSIMIGQFTSRFVGGLKTYQVLAAMLVFPSIPIAVWFSVLYHYHEAGIDTAGIKNLAMVVVGVIFVINSLDSLIRLYTDNLGLTVKKLGKRNYILFNIAALSLLTLLFKLNFLQIQWVGALVIALFFGCFGYICYSKFKTVANITRSPKENTIDFSRIETVN, encoded by the coding sequence ATGACAGTATGGCTTAGTGCAGGCATTGTGTTTACCCTAATTTCAATCGCTTTTATTTTATTAAAATGGGGAAACCTACGCTGTGTCGGTGTGACACCGGTTAAAACCTTTACCTTTATTGCTATTTTATTTACGTCCGGTCTGGATGTCGGACTTATCATGTTTCCGCTGACGGAGTTTGCGGGTTACGCAGACATAAAAGCAAGCCCAGAGTATGCGTTTGCCAATCCACTTGCCATCGAATTTGGCTTTTGGGGCTTCCTGATCTGGGGATTTTATTTTCTGACGTGTTTTTATTTCTGCGTAATAGAGCCTAAGGTGAAATTTTTCGAAATTCCTTGGGTTAAATTTATCAATAATGTAGTCATTATTGGTACGTGCGCCTTTACGGCCTATCTGCTGCTGTCCAACCTGCCCTGGTATATGCCAAGCGTGGGCGATGGCGAGTCCATTATTCCGACCTTTTATCTCATCGTGTTCGCCGCCATTTGTTTTGCGGTCTACTCGAGCACCAGCCTGAAGTATGTACGCATTCTGAGTATTTCTACAACCTGGATGTTCATCGCCCTGATCGCCTTTATGTGGGCCTCTGCATTTGTCTTTGGTGACAGTGAAATGAGCGCCTTTACCAACAATGTTGCGCTACTGGGTGACTACTTTAGCAATATCAATGAGTTTGTGTTGCCACTTAATGATTACCACGAATTCTACCTGTTCTGGTGGTTTGCCTGGAGCATCATGATAGGCCAGTTCACCTCACGTTTTGTCGGTGGCCTGAAAACCTATCAGGTACTGGCGGCTATGCTGGTATTCCCGTCAATTCCCATCGCTGTGTGGTTTAGTGTGTTGTATCACTACCATGAGGCTGGGATCGACACCGCGGGTATCAAGAACCTCGCGATGGTAGTAGTGGGCGTGATCTTTGTGATCAACTCACTGGACTCTTTAATTCGACTGTACACCGACAACCTCGGATTAACAGTTAAGAAGCTCGGAAAACGCAATTACATTTTGTTTAATATTGCCGCTCTGTCATTGCTGACGCTGCTATTTAAACTAAACTTTTTGCAGATCCAATGGGTGGGTGCACTGGTCATTGCACTGTTCTTTGGTTGCTTTGGCTATATTTGCTACAGCAAGTTCAAAACAGTGGCCAATATTACCCGTTCACCGAAAGAGAACACCATCGACTTCAGCCGTATCGAGACCGTAAACTAA
- a CDS encoding TorF family putative porin, producing the protein MKINLKTTLCALPLALLSNLAVAGWSTTITGTSDYTFNGVSQTQSDPTIQGSLDYAADAGWYVGTWASGVDFGDDTGHEWDFYVGRSSELSSAWSVDYGIAYYTYHGDDASSDYNYPEVYSKFAYASSLGTTNVNFWYSWDYFGFDVGHSIVMLSHTFDIADNHSITLSGDVSNSFDADKYAWDGLDSSYTHYAVSYTTTQFDFDLTFTVEDTTIDGEHTDERFVFAIARTFNL; encoded by the coding sequence ATGAAAATAAATTTAAAAACAACACTCTGCGCACTTCCTCTGGCCCTTTTGTCGAACCTGGCTGTGGCTGGCTGGTCAACCACCATCACCGGCACCTCAGACTATACCTTTAACGGGGTGTCACAAACCCAGAGCGACCCAACCATTCAGGGCAGCCTGGACTACGCAGCCGATGCGGGCTGGTATGTGGGCACCTGGGCCTCGGGTGTGGACTTTGGCGATGACACAGGCCATGAGTGGGACTTTTACGTTGGCCGCTCGTCGGAGCTTTCGAGCGCCTGGTCGGTAGACTATGGTATTGCCTACTACACCTATCACGGCGATGATGCGTCGAGCGACTATAACTATCCAGAGGTATACTCTAAGTTTGCTTACGCAAGCAGCCTGGGTACCACCAATGTGAACTTCTGGTACAGCTGGGACTACTTTGGATTCGATGTCGGTCATAGCATTGTGATGCTGTCGCATACCTTTGATATCGCAGATAATCACTCAATCACCCTCAGTGGTGATGTGTCGAACTCGTTCGATGCCGACAAGTATGCCTGGGACGGACTGGACAGCTCTTACACCCACTATGCAGTTTCTTACACCACCACACAGTTCGATTTCGACCTGACCTTTACCGTGGAAGACACCACCATAGATGGCGAGCATACCGACGAGCGCTTTGTGTTCGCGATTGCACGCACATTTAACTTGTAA
- a CDS encoding AraC family transcriptional regulator has product MTPANFTYLQDKRMPAHFLITILELAEHYQIKPHQLIRGSSLFVEDLTYPGAQVAPVNVLFILKKLKRELAEHPHLAMELGQRIATGHGHVLFDLWRYAPDLRGALTAWARVQKGIETLVQFNVQRHQGKLYIRLTESASLSIQQRTVFEIVLSACRLLLKEQLGVQTWVQVELPWSQPGQDFHYPVYLGEHVRFNAPRCAIILQEEALYQPFKEASALRFAQAKRSARHALHSPQLLQAHLRRVFRKNLSQTWSLEDTAGYLGMSPATLKRRLKQDGTHFKQLVDEVMGQEALHLMDLNQWNNSQLASTMAFADVHSFRRAFKRWTGAVPSAFRCGS; this is encoded by the coding sequence ATGACACCCGCGAATTTTACCTATCTGCAAGATAAGCGTATGCCAGCGCATTTTCTCATTACCATACTGGAGCTGGCCGAGCACTATCAGATAAAGCCACATCAACTGATCCGGGGGTCGTCGCTGTTTGTTGAGGATCTGACCTACCCGGGAGCTCAGGTAGCGCCTGTCAACGTGCTGTTTATACTCAAAAAGCTGAAACGAGAGCTGGCGGAGCATCCGCATTTGGCGATGGAGCTGGGGCAAAGAATTGCGACCGGACACGGTCATGTTTTGTTTGACTTGTGGCGGTACGCGCCTGACTTACGCGGAGCACTGACAGCCTGGGCGCGTGTACAAAAAGGCATTGAGACGCTGGTCCAGTTTAACGTGCAGCGGCATCAGGGTAAGTTGTATATCAGGCTGACTGAATCTGCATCACTGAGCATTCAGCAGCGAACCGTATTTGAAATCGTACTGTCGGCCTGCCGTTTGCTGCTTAAGGAGCAACTCGGCGTGCAGACCTGGGTACAGGTCGAGCTGCCCTGGTCACAACCCGGACAAGACTTTCATTATCCGGTCTATCTGGGTGAGCATGTGCGTTTTAACGCGCCGCGTTGCGCAATTATCTTGCAAGAAGAGGCACTCTACCAGCCTTTTAAAGAGGCCAGTGCATTGCGGTTTGCTCAGGCAAAACGCAGTGCCCGTCACGCGCTTCATTCGCCACAGTTACTTCAGGCACACCTGCGCCGTGTGTTTCGTAAGAATCTAAGCCAGACCTGGTCGCTGGAAGACACCGCCGGCTATTTGGGTATGAGCCCGGCAACTCTGAAGCGTCGACTCAAGCAAGACGGCACGCATTTCAAGCAATTGGTTGATGAGGTCATGGGACAAGAAGCGCTGCACCTGATGGATCTTAATCAATGGAATAACAGCCAGCTGGCCAGCACCATGGCGTTTGCCGATGTACACAGCTTTCGGCGGGCATTTAAGCGCTGGACCGGGGCTGTGCCCAGTGCGTTTCGCTGTGGCTCTTAA
- a CDS encoding GGDEF domain-containing protein: protein MKNVSSLCLALIASIGLTILALFVGEPKSMHEVDWVDLTGEATSSMMAAIWLILLALCRPRGRVTTILLFGSATYWLTTWLDVLDEFIAYPPHSHLFTWLESLPAPVSMTLLTWGLITWYREQQAVNRQLKQREHFHREHSLIDPVTQLYSLRYLLIQLNREAVLHDKREQPLSLVMVDIKGFAQYNRAHGPQQGDQALNEVASALELALRETDLACRYTSDRFAILLPDTPPHEASVFCELIRDCCNSALKGALTVTTVQATRMAGESEQALFERLNQQLAGAKRTSSAVAEVAL, encoded by the coding sequence ATGAAAAATGTCAGCAGTTTATGTCTTGCTCTGATCGCAAGTATCGGCTTGACCATATTGGCGTTATTTGTCGGCGAGCCCAAATCTATGCATGAGGTTGACTGGGTCGATTTAACCGGTGAAGCCACCTCGTCTATGATGGCCGCTATCTGGCTTATACTGCTGGCATTGTGTCGGCCACGAGGGCGGGTTACCACAATACTGCTATTCGGCTCGGCAACTTATTGGCTTACGACCTGGCTTGATGTATTGGATGAGTTCATTGCTTATCCGCCACACAGTCACTTATTTACCTGGCTGGAGTCACTGCCAGCCCCTGTCAGTATGACCTTGCTGACCTGGGGGCTGATCACCTGGTATCGCGAGCAGCAGGCAGTCAATCGCCAGCTCAAGCAAAGAGAACATTTTCACCGCGAACATAGCCTGATTGATCCAGTGACTCAGCTTTATAGCCTGCGTTATTTGTTGATCCAGCTAAACCGTGAGGCCGTGCTGCATGATAAGCGTGAGCAGCCGCTTTCGTTAGTCATGGTCGATATAAAAGGGTTTGCCCAATACAATCGGGCGCATGGTCCACAGCAAGGTGATCAGGCACTCAATGAGGTGGCTTCAGCATTGGAGCTTGCCCTCAGGGAAACGGATTTAGCGTGTCGTTATACCAGTGATCGGTTTGCGATATTGCTACCGGATACGCCTCCTCATGAAGCCAGTGTGTTTTGCGAGCTGATCCGTGACTGCTGTAACAGCGCGTTAAAGGGTGCGCTGACCGTGACTACTGTCCAGGCAACGAGAATGGCTGGGGAGTCAGAGCAGGCCTTGTTTGAGCGGCTTAATCAACAGCTGGCGGGCGCGAAACGCACCTCGTCTGCTGTGGCGGAGGTGGCACTATGA
- a CDS encoding phytase: MKIQKLCKTTLILGLLGALSACQYQTHQQTVTQQSLQLETQGSVTGIVDSIQVPGNNQILVASEHEGLALRQGNTLKASLRGAFKQVRLSALEEGQWLYAALEGSNDRVFVGTLDPSAAQLQPRFELSQTALLVDNLCLFADEANQTLSLFVSDGRGKAEQWLLRQQHQWLSTPKLLRSLSLPYDADSCAVDSGNGYLYISEPLGIWRYPARIEDNPSYYPVSLVAPYGNQSSQAVSLTTSPSGALFALLENGQEVLYWDAPDAANSWLPAQTLALENGKATMMSLSQSLNTDKATLSFTDDQQGQYATAHITLNSEVTAKSLVVVRPKAQSQPATQFGDAMDDPAIWVHPENPEASRVLGTHKKQGLEVYDLQGKLLQTFKDGRLNNVDLRDGFSWQGRTISIAAASKRDDDSLAFYGIEADGNVFRLGHAPSGLEEIYGLCMAIFEGSHYVFANNKAGLTYQYRVKASQDKLHAEKVRAIPLSSQPEGCVADDARGRLFIGEEDVGIWATSLNPADNSQPVAVAKVGEHLVDDVEGLALSFGDSPVLVVSSQGNNSYQLYEATPPYRHLAGFRVGLDGFKGLDGASETDGLALSTRLQTQDYPEGLLVLQDGRNRFPDQPQNFKFVSWRDVLEATELTQSQK; the protein is encoded by the coding sequence ATGAAAATACAGAAGTTATGCAAAACAACGCTTATCCTGGGGCTGCTGGGCGCGCTGAGCGCCTGTCAATATCAGACACACCAGCAAACTGTGACTCAGCAGTCACTGCAGCTCGAGACACAAGGCTCAGTCACAGGTATCGTGGATAGTATTCAGGTGCCGGGTAACAATCAAATTCTTGTCGCCTCTGAGCACGAAGGATTGGCGTTGCGTCAGGGAAACACGCTCAAAGCAAGCCTTCGTGGCGCGTTTAAGCAAGTCCGCCTGAGCGCGTTGGAAGAGGGGCAGTGGCTGTATGCCGCGCTTGAAGGCAGTAACGACAGAGTGTTCGTCGGCACGCTGGATCCCAGTGCAGCCCAACTACAGCCACGTTTTGAACTGTCTCAAACTGCCCTTTTGGTCGATAACCTGTGTTTGTTCGCCGATGAGGCCAATCAGACTCTCTCCTTATTTGTCTCAGATGGCCGCGGTAAAGCAGAGCAATGGCTGCTGCGCCAACAACACCAATGGCTGAGCACACCAAAGCTGTTACGCTCACTGTCTTTGCCTTACGATGCCGATTCCTGTGCCGTCGACTCGGGCAATGGTTACCTCTATATCAGTGAACCGCTGGGGATCTGGCGCTATCCGGCACGCATTGAAGACAACCCGTCTTATTATCCGGTATCCCTGGTTGCCCCCTATGGTAATCAGTCATCACAGGCTGTTAGCCTGACAACCAGCCCCTCTGGAGCGCTGTTTGCTTTGCTGGAAAACGGCCAGGAAGTGCTTTACTGGGATGCGCCAGACGCTGCAAATAGCTGGTTACCGGCCCAGACCTTAGCACTTGAAAACGGCAAAGCGACCATGATGAGCCTGAGTCAGTCTTTGAACACAGACAAGGCCACACTGAGCTTTACCGATGACCAGCAAGGACAATACGCAACAGCTCACATTACCCTCAACTCAGAAGTCACAGCAAAAAGCTTAGTGGTTGTCAGGCCCAAAGCACAGAGCCAACCTGCGACGCAATTTGGTGATGCGATGGACGACCCGGCTATCTGGGTTCATCCTGAAAACCCCGAGGCATCACGGGTGCTGGGCACCCATAAGAAACAAGGCCTGGAAGTTTACGATCTGCAGGGCAAGCTGCTGCAAACCTTCAAAGACGGCCGACTCAATAACGTCGACCTGCGCGATGGTTTTAGCTGGCAGGGTCGCACTATCAGCATCGCTGCCGCCAGCAAGCGCGACGATGACAGCCTGGCCTTTTACGGCATTGAAGCAGACGGTAACGTCTTTCGCTTAGGCCATGCGCCATCGGGTCTGGAGGAGATTTATGGTCTGTGCATGGCCATCTTTGAAGGCAGCCACTACGTGTTTGCAAATAATAAAGCTGGCCTCACCTATCAATACAGAGTGAAAGCCAGCCAGGATAAGCTACATGCAGAAAAGGTGCGAGCCATCCCACTGAGCTCGCAACCGGAAGGCTGTGTCGCGGATGATGCTCGCGGGCGATTATTTATTGGTGAAGAAGATGTGGGGATTTGGGCCACCAGCCTGAACCCGGCGGATAACAGCCAGCCAGTTGCAGTAGCAAAGGTTGGTGAACACCTGGTCGATGATGTCGAAGGCCTGGCGCTGTCATTTGGTGACTCGCCGGTGCTCGTTGTTTCCAGCCAGGGTAACAACAGCTACCAACTCTACGAAGCAACGCCACCCTATCGCCACTTGGCAGGATTTCGCGTTGGCCTGGATGGCTTTAAAGGCCTTGATGGCGCGTCAGAAACCGATGGTCTGGCCCTGTCGACCCGGCTACAAACCCAAGATTATCCCGAGGGGTTACTGGTACTTCAGGACGGCCGTAACCGCTTTCCCGATCAGCCGCAAAACTTTAAATTTGTTAGCTGGCGGGATGTGCTGGAGGCTACGGAACTTACTCAATCCCAGAAATAA
- a CDS encoding YebC/PmpR family DNA-binding transcriptional regulator, which translates to MGRAFEVRKNAMAKTAAAKTKVNSKYGKEIYVVAKNGGADPDTNLSLRRLIDKAKKDQVPAHVIEKAIEKAAGGAGEDYSPARYEGYGPGNCMVIVDCLTDNPNRTIKDVRLPFTKTDSKIGSPGCVAHMFDHFAILGFAGDDDEAVLEALMMADVDVTDVEVEDGQVSVFAPHTEYFKAKTALIEAFEGINFDVDEITWVPQTHVEITGEDDLANFEKFINMLEDCDDVQNVYHNAIVKN; encoded by the coding sequence ATGGGTAGAGCATTTGAAGTCCGCAAAAACGCCATGGCAAAAACGGCAGCGGCAAAGACCAAAGTAAACTCAAAATATGGTAAAGAGATCTATGTAGTTGCTAAAAATGGTGGCGCTGATCCCGACACTAACCTATCCCTTCGCCGTTTGATCGACAAAGCTAAGAAAGACCAGGTTCCGGCACACGTTATTGAAAAAGCAATTGAAAAAGCTGCGGGCGGCGCAGGCGAAGATTATTCTCCGGCACGCTACGAAGGCTACGGTCCTGGTAACTGTATGGTGATTGTGGACTGTCTGACTGACAACCCGAACCGTACTATCAAGGATGTTCGCCTGCCTTTCACAAAGACAGACTCAAAAATTGGTAGTCCGGGCTGTGTTGCACACATGTTCGATCACTTTGCTATCCTTGGTTTCGCTGGTGATGACGATGAAGCGGTCCTTGAAGCGCTGATGATGGCCGATGTAGACGTAACAGATGTGGAAGTGGAAGACGGTCAGGTGTCTGTGTTTGCTCCACACACTGAGTACTTCAAAGCGAAAACGGCGTTGATTGAAGCGTTTGAAGGCATCAACTTCGACGTAGACGAAATCACTTGGGTACCGCAAACGCACGTTGAAATCACAGGTGAAGACGACCTGGCGAACTTCGAGAAGTTCATTAACATGCTGGAAGACTGCGACGACGTACAAAACGTTTATCACAACGCAATTGTGAAAAACTAA
- a CDS encoding HAD family hydrolase translates to MADLMVKGVIFDLDGTLVTSSLDFALIKAQVGCDRDADLLEYVESLPSPYMREEAMALIHQHEMQDAQHAELIPGVAETLSFLKSIDMPMAIVTRNYSKAARLKLERCRLELDLMLTREDALPKPDPQALHMVADSWSLPYQQCVYVGDYKYDIEAARRASMHACLFAPVGLPDYAEQADIIIERFTDLPTALGLHHRAQKGQLVG, encoded by the coding sequence ATGGCTGATTTAATGGTAAAAGGTGTGATTTTTGATCTGGACGGCACGTTGGTGACCTCCTCGCTGGATTTCGCTTTAATCAAGGCGCAGGTAGGCTGCGACCGTGACGCCGATTTACTTGAGTATGTGGAGTCGCTGCCTTCGCCTTATATGCGCGAGGAGGCAATGGCGCTTATTCACCAACATGAAATGCAGGATGCGCAGCATGCCGAGCTTATTCCTGGTGTAGCCGAAACCTTGTCTTTTCTAAAATCCATAGATATGCCCATGGCCATCGTGACACGTAACTACTCTAAAGCAGCCAGACTAAAACTGGAACGCTGTCGCCTTGAGCTGGATTTGATGCTAACGCGTGAAGATGCGCTGCCAAAGCCGGATCCTCAGGCGTTGCATATGGTCGCCGACAGCTGGTCTTTACCGTATCAGCAGTGCGTTTATGTGGGTGACTACAAATACGACATTGAAGCCGCCCGCCGTGCCAGTATGCACGCGTGTTTGTTTGCTCCGGTTGGGCTGCCAGATTATGCCGAGCAGGCCGATATCATTATTGAGCGTTTTACTGACTTACCTACGGCACTGGGCCTGCATCACCGTGCCCAAAAAGGCCAGTTAGTCGGCTAA
- a CDS encoding DUF2141 domain-containing protein encodes MTKHLTRTTALACILAALSTSAMAQDLTITFTGLAHQSGTLKLVAYDSPAGFIQHQAWRVAQQQVSTANPELTLRDVEPGQYSFMVYQDLNNDGRLNRNRFGMPLEPYGFSNNAHPAGAPQFGQLAVQIAQPNQQLTITMR; translated from the coding sequence ATGACTAAACACCTGACTCGCACCACCGCACTGGCCTGCATCCTCGCCGCACTGTCTACCAGCGCGATGGCCCAAGACCTGACCATCACGTTTACTGGCTTAGCACATCAGTCTGGCACCTTAAAGCTGGTTGCCTATGATTCTCCGGCAGGGTTTATTCAACATCAGGCCTGGCGCGTCGCACAACAGCAAGTTTCGACCGCTAATCCAGAGCTGACATTGCGCGACGTAGAGCCAGGCCAGTACAGCTTTATGGTCTATCAGGACCTGAACAATGATGGCAGGTTAAACCGCAACCGTTTTGGCATGCCCCTTGAGCCCTATGGCTTCAGTAACAATGCACACCCAGCAGGTGCGCCACAGTTTGGACAACTGGCAGTACAGATCGCACAGCCAAATCAACAGCTGACAATAACAATGCGCTAA